In one window of Nicotiana tabacum cultivar K326 chromosome 12, ASM71507v2, whole genome shotgun sequence DNA:
- the LOC142167281 gene encoding uncharacterized protein LOC142167281 yields the protein MVCGIPHTDKLFIRRDFNDHIGATFGGYDDVHNGFGFGDRNGGGTSLLDFARAFDLLIENSSFSKRRKHLVTFRSSVPETQIDYLLCRKSDRGLCTDCKVISSENLSTLHRLLVMDLEIMRKRAMYSQYKIEWGSLAEAKTQELGVKLVTMGVWRSSRDANAMWTTTAQYIREAAREVLWISRGYSGGHKGDWWWNGEVQGNVETKKAAYLKLVESVGEEEKRANMEHYKSAKKEAKLAVTAAKTAAFSRFYEELEGRGGDKWLFRLSKARERKTRDLDQ from the coding sequence ATGGTGTGTGGTATCCCACATACCGATAAGCTTTTCATAAGAAGAGATTTCAACGACCACATTGGAGCGACGTTTGGGGGGTATGATGATGTGCATAATGGCTTTGGTTTTGGAGATAGAAACGGAGGAGGAACGTCTCTGCTGGACTTTGCTAGAGCATTTGATTTGTTGATAGAAAACTCGAGTTTCTCGAAGAGGAGGAAGCACTTGGTCACCTTCCGGAGTTCGGTGCCcgagactcagattgattatttaCTCTGTAGGAAGTCCGATAGAGGTCTTTGCACGGATTGCAAAGTCATCTCGAGTGAGAACCTCTCGACCCTTCATAGGCTTCTGGTCATGGACCTTGAGATCATGAGGAAGAGGGCAATGTATAGCCAATATAAGATAGAGTGGGGATCCTTGGCGGAAGCTAAAACGCAGGAGTTGGGGGTCAAGCTGGTGACTATGGGGGTTTGGAGGAGTAGTAGGGACGCAAACGCTATGTGGACCACGACTGCGCAGTACATTAGGGAAGCTGCGAGAGAGGTATTATGGATCTCAAGGGGTTACTCTGGCGGTCACaagggagactggtggtggaatggagaggttcAAGGAAATGTGGAAACCAAGAAAGCAGCGTATCTGAAGCTAGTGGAAAGTGTAGgcgaggaggagaagagggcgAATATGGAGCATTATAAGTCggctaagaaagaggcaaagctAGCAGTTACCGCGGCCAAGACTGCAGCTTTTAGTCGTTTCTATGAGGAATTAGAGGGTCGAGGTGGGGATAAGTGGTTGTTCAGGTTATCCAAGGCGCGAGAAAGGAAGACGCGTGACTTGGACcagtga